Proteins encoded by one window of Homoserinimonas aerilata:
- the rnc gene encoding ribonuclease III, with product MTSRGARAGSNSAGFRAAAELAEKLSVDVGLELLELALTHRSYAYENGGGGHNERLEFLGDSILGQAVTVMLYNEYPDLDEGDLAKRRASLVSSVALAQIARGIGLGEFIRLGRGEELTGGRDKGSILADTVEAVIGATFLSVGDDEATALVLRLIEPLLADPDRFGAAMDPKTSLQELAAKLGRGAPDYQIADSGPDHSKRFYATVVIDGGAVASGGGSSKKQAEMAAALEAWTILQTSA from the coding sequence ATGACTTCCCGCGGCGCACGTGCCGGCAGCAACTCTGCCGGCTTTCGTGCTGCTGCTGAACTCGCCGAGAAGCTCTCCGTCGATGTGGGCCTCGAGCTGCTCGAGCTGGCCCTCACCCACCGCTCGTACGCGTACGAGAACGGTGGCGGGGGTCACAATGAGCGCCTCGAGTTCTTGGGCGACTCCATTCTGGGGCAGGCCGTCACGGTCATGCTCTACAACGAGTACCCCGACCTCGATGAGGGTGACCTCGCCAAGCGGCGGGCGAGCCTCGTCAGCAGTGTCGCGCTCGCACAGATCGCCCGAGGCATCGGCTTGGGCGAGTTCATCCGCCTCGGTCGAGGCGAGGAGCTCACGGGCGGCCGCGACAAGGGCTCGATCCTTGCGGACACGGTCGAGGCCGTCATCGGCGCGACCTTCCTGAGTGTCGGCGATGACGAGGCGACGGCACTCGTGCTGCGTCTCATCGAGCCGCTCCTGGCCGACCCGGATCGTTTCGGCGCAGCCATGGACCCCAAGACGAGCCTGCAGGAGCTTGCGGCGAAGTTGGGCAGGGGAGCGCCCGACTACCAGATCGCCGACAGCGGCCCCGACCACTCCAAGCGTTTCTACGCGACCGTCGTCATCGATGGCGGGGCGGTCGCATCCGGTGGCGGCAGCAGCAAGAAGCAGGCCGAGATGGCGGCCGCCCTCGAGGCCTGGACGATCCTCCAGACCTCCGCCTGA
- the mutM gene encoding bifunctional DNA-formamidopyrimidine glycosylase/DNA-(apurinic or apyrimidinic site) lyase, whose product MPELPEVEVVRVGLAPAVSRASVASVVVFDERSLRRHDGPSEDFVHRLTGQGFASAERRGKFLWLPLAGTEEALVVHLGMSGQVLLRERGVDDRLTRIRLDIEHPEHGPLRLNFVDQRIFGSMAIDRLVPTPDGPDLVPSQVSHIARDPLDERFDDGLFFRRLAARRTGVKRALLDQGLVSGIGNIYADEALWAARIHYEQATDALSRVRARRLLAEVRLVLAKALAEGGTSFDTQYLNVNGESGYFAHSLNAYGQQGRPCPRCGRLIVREQFMNRGSHLCPFCQRRR is encoded by the coding sequence GTGCCCGAACTGCCCGAGGTTGAAGTGGTGCGCGTCGGCCTGGCGCCGGCCGTGAGCAGGGCGAGTGTCGCATCCGTCGTCGTATTCGACGAGCGTTCGCTGCGTCGCCATGACGGCCCGTCAGAGGATTTCGTGCACCGCCTGACCGGGCAGGGTTTCGCTTCGGCTGAGCGGCGCGGCAAGTTCCTCTGGTTGCCGCTCGCCGGCACCGAGGAGGCCCTCGTCGTGCACCTGGGTATGAGCGGGCAGGTGCTGCTGCGCGAGAGGGGCGTCGATGACAGGCTCACGCGCATCCGTCTCGACATCGAGCATCCGGAGCACGGGCCGCTGCGGCTCAATTTCGTCGACCAGCGCATCTTCGGCTCCATGGCGATCGACCGCCTCGTGCCCACGCCCGACGGCCCCGATCTGGTGCCGTCGCAGGTTTCGCACATTGCACGCGATCCGCTCGATGAGCGCTTCGACGACGGACTCTTCTTCAGGCGCCTCGCCGCCCGGCGCACGGGAGTCAAGCGGGCGCTGCTCGATCAGGGTCTGGTGAGCGGCATCGGCAACATCTACGCCGATGAGGCGCTGTGGGCGGCCCGCATCCACTACGAGCAGGCGACGGATGCTCTCAGTCGCGTGCGCGCGCGGCGGCTGCTCGCCGAGGTGCGGCTTGTGCTGGCGAAGGCCCTCGCCGAGGGTGGCACGAGCTTCGACACCCAGTACCTCAACGTGAACGGCGAGTCGGGTTATTTCGCGCACTCGCTCAACGCCTACGGGCAGCAGGGCCGGCCGTGCCCGCGCTGCGGACGCCTGATCGTGCGCGAGCAGTTCATGAACCGCGGTTCGCACCTCTGCCCGTTCTGCCAGCGCAGGCGCTGA